In the genome of Denticeps clupeoides chromosome 13, fDenClu1.1, whole genome shotgun sequence, one region contains:
- the zmat3 gene encoding zinc finger matrin-type protein 3 produces the protein MAMNVQHVDAPCPGADRYRSQPPARIGIGIGSHYPPRAAGPASVVMCQQRPPPPMLTPEPPHYSLCNPLPTQPPAHLQMPTPPTQSPKAPEEECQTGGADQDATLEELCKPLYCKLCNVTLNSAQQAQAHYQGKNHSKKLRNFYASSQQPPPIRIPEIAEPASQQLASTPPTENVTIKQPASYRGPSRVILATENDYCKLCDASFSSPAVAQAHYQGKNHAKRMRLAEAQQSASFPDPCEYGQRRLRKEGNEYKLIKNRRAVQLTASIPGPYYNPRPRQRIPRDLAMCVTPSGQFYCSMCNSGASEEADFRLHLESKQHKSKVSEQRYRSEMENLGYT, from the exons ATGGCGATGAACGTGCAGCACGTAGACGCGCCGTGTCCGGGCGCCGACCGCTACCGCTCGCAGCCTCCAGCCCGCATCGGCATCGGCATCGGCAGCCATTATCCCCCCCGCGCAGCAG GCCCAGCGTCGGTTGTGATGTGCCAGCAGCGGCCACCGCCACCGATGCTGACTCCTGAGCCGCCACACTACTCCCTCTGTAACCCGCTTCCTACTCAGCCCCCTGCCCACCTCCAGATGCCTACCCCGCCCACCCAGAGCCCCAAGGCCCCTGAGGAGGAGTGTCAAACGGGGGGCGCAGATCAGGACGCCACCCTGGAGGAGCTCTGCAAGCCGCTTTACTGCAAGTTGTGCAACGTCACTCTGAACTCTGCCCAGCAAGCGCAAGCCCATTATCAG GGTAAAAACCATAGTAAGAAGCTACGGAATTTCTACGCCAGCAGCCAGCAGCCGCCCCCTATTAGAATACCTGAGATAGCGGAACCTGCCTCCCAGCAGCTTGCCTCCACTCCACCGACAGAGAATGTGACGATCAAGCAG CCGGCGTCTTACAGGGGGCCGAGCCGGGTGATCCTGGCCACGGAGAACGACTACTGCAAACTGTGCGACGCCTCCTTCAGCTCGCCTGCTGTGGCCCAGGCACACTACCAGGGCAAGAACCACGCCAAGAGAATGCGCCTGGCAGAGGCCCAGCAAAGCGCCAGCTTCCC gGATCCTTGTGAATATGGCCAGAGGCGTTTGAGGAAAGAAGGAAACGAGTACAAACTGATAAAGAATCGGCGGGCTGTTCAGCTCACTGCTTCCATCCCAG GGCCGTACTACAACCCGCGTCCTCGGCAGCGCATCCCGCGCGATCTGGCCATGTGTGTGACCCCCAGTGGGCAGTTTTACTGCTCCATGTGCAACTCGGGTGCCAGCGAGGAGGCCGACTTCCGCCTGCACCTGGAGAGCAAGCAGCACAAGAGCAAGGTGTCCGAACAGCGCTACCGCAGCGAGATGGAGAACCTGGGCTACACATAG